The Amblyomma americanum isolate KBUSLIRL-KWMA chromosome 5, ASM5285725v1, whole genome shotgun sequence genome window below encodes:
- the TfIIA-L gene encoding transcription factor IIA L isoform X5, with protein sequence MQIWEKKLLESKAIDPPDHPVPTQVTRPQATATATLQPTTQITRQPTIQRNPSCPDPPNAVTYGIPFSLGVPGKSAQPLTIGPNGLVQPTLVQYHPPLRGSPALVDQKLTITLPGQATVMSSPAAAAALALHPDVAASLIQGGVINVSDRPAATTAGPLQFHPVVTLAGGAYTTATAAGQMPTQVVTAAAPQPGVGGVVQLDGVQDTSDEDEDEDEFNEDEEEGNEDGPQEDENEDGPQEEVEPLNSDDDVSDEEATENFEIDNVVVCQYDKISRSRNRWKFHFKDGIMNLQGKDYVFQKAIGDAEW encoded by the exons ATGCAGATCTGGGAGAAGAAGTTACTTGAGTCAAAGGCCATTGACCCACCGGACCACCCTGTGCCCACCCAGGTCACCCGCCCACAGgctactgcaacagctactctgcAGCCCACCACACAGA TCACTCGGCAGCCCACCATACAGA GGAATCCAAGTTGTCCAGACCCTCCGAATGCCGTTACCTATGGCATCCCTTTCAGCCTGGGTGTGCCTGGAAAAT CTGCCCAGCCGCTGACAATAGGGCCCAATGGCTTGGTGCAGCCCACCCTGGTTCAGTACCACCCCCCCTTGCGGGGTTCCCCAGCCCTGGTGGACCAGAAGCTGACCATCACTCTGCCCGGCCAGGCAACTGTCATG TCCTCTCCGGCCGCAGCTGCAGCCTTGGCTCTGCACCCAGATGTGGCTGCCAGCCTGATCCAGGGTGGCGTGATCAACGTGTCTGATCGACCAGCGGCCACGACAGCAGGCCCCCTCCAGTTTCACCCTGTGGTCACTCTCGCGGGAGGAGCGTACACCACCGCCACTGCTGCGGGTCAG ATGCCCACACAGGTCGTGACAGCGGCAGCGCCGCAGCCTGGCGTGGGTGGTGTGGTCCAGTTGGACGGGGTGCAGGACACCAGTGACGAGGACGAGGATGAAGATGAGTTCAATGAAGACGAAGAGGAAGGCAACGAGGATGGGCCACAGGAGGACGAGAACGAGGATGGCCCCCAAGAAGAGGTGGAGCCCCTCAACTCGGACGATGACGTCTCTGACGAGGAGGCCACCGAAAACTTTGAGATTGACAACGTGGTCGTCTGCCAGTACGACAAG aTATCGCGGAGTCGTAACCGTTGGAAGTTCCATTTCAAGGATGGCATAATGAACCTTCAGGGAAAGGACTACGTCTTCCAAAAAGCCATTGGTGATGCGGAGTGGTGA
- the TfIIA-L gene encoding transcription factor IIA L isoform X1 encodes MAAAGVPKLYRSVIEDVINGVKDVFLDEGVDEQALQELRQIWEKKLLESKAIDPPDHPVPTQVTRPQATATATLQPTTQITRQPTIQRNPSCPDPPNAVTYGIPFSLGVPGKSAQPLTIGPNGLVQPTLVQYHPPLRGSPALVDQKLTITLPGQATVMSSPAAAAALALHPDVAASLIQGGVINVSDRPAATTAGPLQFHPVVTLAGGAYTTATAAGQMPTQVVTAAAPQPGVGGVVQLDGVQDTSDEDEDEDEFNEDEEEGNEDGPQEDENEDGPQEEVEPLNSDDDVSDEEATENFEIDNVVVCQYDKISRSRNRWKFHFKDGIMNLQGKDYVFQKAIGDAEW; translated from the exons atggccgcagctggcgtg CCCAAGCTGTACAGGAGTGTGATTGAGGATGTCATCAATGGGGTGAAAGACGTATTCCTGGATGAAGGCGTCGACGAGCAGGCTCTTCAGGAGCTGCGTCAG ATCTGGGAGAAGAAGTTACTTGAGTCAAAGGCCATTGACCCACCGGACCACCCTGTGCCCACCCAGGTCACCCGCCCACAGgctactgcaacagctactctgcAGCCCACCACACAGA TCACTCGGCAGCCCACCATACAGA GGAATCCAAGTTGTCCAGACCCTCCGAATGCCGTTACCTATGGCATCCCTTTCAGCCTGGGTGTGCCTGGAAAAT CTGCCCAGCCGCTGACAATAGGGCCCAATGGCTTGGTGCAGCCCACCCTGGTTCAGTACCACCCCCCCTTGCGGGGTTCCCCAGCCCTGGTGGACCAGAAGCTGACCATCACTCTGCCCGGCCAGGCAACTGTCATG TCCTCTCCGGCCGCAGCTGCAGCCTTGGCTCTGCACCCAGATGTGGCTGCCAGCCTGATCCAGGGTGGCGTGATCAACGTGTCTGATCGACCAGCGGCCACGACAGCAGGCCCCCTCCAGTTTCACCCTGTGGTCACTCTCGCGGGAGGAGCGTACACCACCGCCACTGCTGCGGGTCAG ATGCCCACACAGGTCGTGACAGCGGCAGCGCCGCAGCCTGGCGTGGGTGGTGTGGTCCAGTTGGACGGGGTGCAGGACACCAGTGACGAGGACGAGGATGAAGATGAGTTCAATGAAGACGAAGAGGAAGGCAACGAGGATGGGCCACAGGAGGACGAGAACGAGGATGGCCCCCAAGAAGAGGTGGAGCCCCTCAACTCGGACGATGACGTCTCTGACGAGGAGGCCACCGAAAACTTTGAGATTGACAACGTGGTCGTCTGCCAGTACGACAAG aTATCGCGGAGTCGTAACCGTTGGAAGTTCCATTTCAAGGATGGCATAATGAACCTTCAGGGAAAGGACTACGTCTTCCAAAAAGCCATTGGTGATGCGGAGTGGTGA
- the TfIIA-L gene encoding transcription factor IIA L isoform X3 gives MAAAGVPKLYRSVIEDVINGVKDVFLDEGVDEQALQELRQIWEKKLLESKAIDPPDHPVPTQVTRPQATATATLQPTTQITRQPTIQTAQPLTIGPNGLVQPTLVQYHPPLRGSPALVDQKLTITLPGQATVMSSPAAAAALALHPDVAASLIQGGVINVSDRPAATTAGPLQFHPVVTLAGGAYTTATAAGQMPTQVVTAAAPQPGVGGVVQLDGVQDTSDEDEDEDEFNEDEEEGNEDGPQEDENEDGPQEEVEPLNSDDDVSDEEATENFEIDNVVVCQYDKISRSRNRWKFHFKDGIMNLQGKDYVFQKAIGDAEW, from the exons atggccgcagctggcgtg CCCAAGCTGTACAGGAGTGTGATTGAGGATGTCATCAATGGGGTGAAAGACGTATTCCTGGATGAAGGCGTCGACGAGCAGGCTCTTCAGGAGCTGCGTCAG ATCTGGGAGAAGAAGTTACTTGAGTCAAAGGCCATTGACCCACCGGACCACCCTGTGCCCACCCAGGTCACCCGCCCACAGgctactgcaacagctactctgcAGCCCACCACACAGA TCACTCGGCAGCCCACCATACAGA CTGCCCAGCCGCTGACAATAGGGCCCAATGGCTTGGTGCAGCCCACCCTGGTTCAGTACCACCCCCCCTTGCGGGGTTCCCCAGCCCTGGTGGACCAGAAGCTGACCATCACTCTGCCCGGCCAGGCAACTGTCATG TCCTCTCCGGCCGCAGCTGCAGCCTTGGCTCTGCACCCAGATGTGGCTGCCAGCCTGATCCAGGGTGGCGTGATCAACGTGTCTGATCGACCAGCGGCCACGACAGCAGGCCCCCTCCAGTTTCACCCTGTGGTCACTCTCGCGGGAGGAGCGTACACCACCGCCACTGCTGCGGGTCAG ATGCCCACACAGGTCGTGACAGCGGCAGCGCCGCAGCCTGGCGTGGGTGGTGTGGTCCAGTTGGACGGGGTGCAGGACACCAGTGACGAGGACGAGGATGAAGATGAGTTCAATGAAGACGAAGAGGAAGGCAACGAGGATGGGCCACAGGAGGACGAGAACGAGGATGGCCCCCAAGAAGAGGTGGAGCCCCTCAACTCGGACGATGACGTCTCTGACGAGGAGGCCACCGAAAACTTTGAGATTGACAACGTGGTCGTCTGCCAGTACGACAAG aTATCGCGGAGTCGTAACCGTTGGAAGTTCCATTTCAAGGATGGCATAATGAACCTTCAGGGAAAGGACTACGTCTTCCAAAAAGCCATTGGTGATGCGGAGTGGTGA
- the TfIIA-L gene encoding transcription factor IIA L isoform X2, with product MAAAGVPKLYRSVIEDVINGVKDVFLDEGVDEQALQELRQIWEKKLLESKAIDPPDHPVPTQVTRPQATATATLQPTTQRNPSCPDPPNAVTYGIPFSLGVPGKSAQPLTIGPNGLVQPTLVQYHPPLRGSPALVDQKLTITLPGQATVMSSPAAAAALALHPDVAASLIQGGVINVSDRPAATTAGPLQFHPVVTLAGGAYTTATAAGQMPTQVVTAAAPQPGVGGVVQLDGVQDTSDEDEDEDEFNEDEEEGNEDGPQEDENEDGPQEEVEPLNSDDDVSDEEATENFEIDNVVVCQYDKISRSRNRWKFHFKDGIMNLQGKDYVFQKAIGDAEW from the exons atggccgcagctggcgtg CCCAAGCTGTACAGGAGTGTGATTGAGGATGTCATCAATGGGGTGAAAGACGTATTCCTGGATGAAGGCGTCGACGAGCAGGCTCTTCAGGAGCTGCGTCAG ATCTGGGAGAAGAAGTTACTTGAGTCAAAGGCCATTGACCCACCGGACCACCCTGTGCCCACCCAGGTCACCCGCCCACAGgctactgcaacagctactctgcAGCCCACCACACAGA GGAATCCAAGTTGTCCAGACCCTCCGAATGCCGTTACCTATGGCATCCCTTTCAGCCTGGGTGTGCCTGGAAAAT CTGCCCAGCCGCTGACAATAGGGCCCAATGGCTTGGTGCAGCCCACCCTGGTTCAGTACCACCCCCCCTTGCGGGGTTCCCCAGCCCTGGTGGACCAGAAGCTGACCATCACTCTGCCCGGCCAGGCAACTGTCATG TCCTCTCCGGCCGCAGCTGCAGCCTTGGCTCTGCACCCAGATGTGGCTGCCAGCCTGATCCAGGGTGGCGTGATCAACGTGTCTGATCGACCAGCGGCCACGACAGCAGGCCCCCTCCAGTTTCACCCTGTGGTCACTCTCGCGGGAGGAGCGTACACCACCGCCACTGCTGCGGGTCAG ATGCCCACACAGGTCGTGACAGCGGCAGCGCCGCAGCCTGGCGTGGGTGGTGTGGTCCAGTTGGACGGGGTGCAGGACACCAGTGACGAGGACGAGGATGAAGATGAGTTCAATGAAGACGAAGAGGAAGGCAACGAGGATGGGCCACAGGAGGACGAGAACGAGGATGGCCCCCAAGAAGAGGTGGAGCCCCTCAACTCGGACGATGACGTCTCTGACGAGGAGGCCACCGAAAACTTTGAGATTGACAACGTGGTCGTCTGCCAGTACGACAAG aTATCGCGGAGTCGTAACCGTTGGAAGTTCCATTTCAAGGATGGCATAATGAACCTTCAGGGAAAGGACTACGTCTTCCAAAAAGCCATTGGTGATGCGGAGTGGTGA
- the TfIIA-L gene encoding transcription factor IIA L isoform X4 — MAAAGVPKLYRSVIEDVINGVKDVFLDEGVDEQALQELRQIWEKKLLESKAIDPPDHPVPTQVTRPQATATATLQPTTQTAQPLTIGPNGLVQPTLVQYHPPLRGSPALVDQKLTITLPGQATVMSSPAAAAALALHPDVAASLIQGGVINVSDRPAATTAGPLQFHPVVTLAGGAYTTATAAGQMPTQVVTAAAPQPGVGGVVQLDGVQDTSDEDEDEDEFNEDEEEGNEDGPQEDENEDGPQEEVEPLNSDDDVSDEEATENFEIDNVVVCQYDKISRSRNRWKFHFKDGIMNLQGKDYVFQKAIGDAEW; from the exons atggccgcagctggcgtg CCCAAGCTGTACAGGAGTGTGATTGAGGATGTCATCAATGGGGTGAAAGACGTATTCCTGGATGAAGGCGTCGACGAGCAGGCTCTTCAGGAGCTGCGTCAG ATCTGGGAGAAGAAGTTACTTGAGTCAAAGGCCATTGACCCACCGGACCACCCTGTGCCCACCCAGGTCACCCGCCCACAGgctactgcaacagctactctgcAGCCCACCACACAGA CTGCCCAGCCGCTGACAATAGGGCCCAATGGCTTGGTGCAGCCCACCCTGGTTCAGTACCACCCCCCCTTGCGGGGTTCCCCAGCCCTGGTGGACCAGAAGCTGACCATCACTCTGCCCGGCCAGGCAACTGTCATG TCCTCTCCGGCCGCAGCTGCAGCCTTGGCTCTGCACCCAGATGTGGCTGCCAGCCTGATCCAGGGTGGCGTGATCAACGTGTCTGATCGACCAGCGGCCACGACAGCAGGCCCCCTCCAGTTTCACCCTGTGGTCACTCTCGCGGGAGGAGCGTACACCACCGCCACTGCTGCGGGTCAG ATGCCCACACAGGTCGTGACAGCGGCAGCGCCGCAGCCTGGCGTGGGTGGTGTGGTCCAGTTGGACGGGGTGCAGGACACCAGTGACGAGGACGAGGATGAAGATGAGTTCAATGAAGACGAAGAGGAAGGCAACGAGGATGGGCCACAGGAGGACGAGAACGAGGATGGCCCCCAAGAAGAGGTGGAGCCCCTCAACTCGGACGATGACGTCTCTGACGAGGAGGCCACCGAAAACTTTGAGATTGACAACGTGGTCGTCTGCCAGTACGACAAG aTATCGCGGAGTCGTAACCGTTGGAAGTTCCATTTCAAGGATGGCATAATGAACCTTCAGGGAAAGGACTACGTCTTCCAAAAAGCCATTGGTGATGCGGAGTGGTGA